One Legionella lansingensis genomic region harbors:
- a CDS encoding Maf family protein — MSKFFSQQPIILGSSSQARIKLLASLGLDFEIIPALCNEEKLKEDFASASMLKLASTLARCKALDVSHRYPSHFVIAADQLCIFENRHLGKPLDHATAVSNLRLLRGKTHQQLAAYCIVKGGTVLWEEHDIATLTMNALSDDTIEAYLRSEQPYQSCGAYNYEGVAKWLFQEVQGDESTILGLPLVPLTRALIRIKAVSLLPPYQET; from the coding sequence ATGTCTAAGTTTTTTAGCCAACAACCTATTATTTTAGGATCGTCCTCACAAGCTCGAATTAAATTATTAGCTTCCTTAGGTCTAGATTTTGAAATCATCCCTGCGCTTTGTAATGAGGAAAAGCTAAAAGAAGATTTTGCTTCAGCATCGATGCTTAAATTAGCTAGCACGCTTGCTCGTTGTAAAGCCCTGGATGTGAGTCATCGCTACCCCTCACATTTTGTGATTGCAGCTGATCAATTGTGCATTTTTGAGAATAGACATTTAGGTAAACCTCTTGATCATGCCACTGCAGTATCTAACCTGCGTTTACTCAGAGGGAAAACCCATCAACAATTAGCTGCCTATTGCATTGTCAAAGGAGGTACTGTCTTATGGGAAGAGCATGATATAGCTACTCTCACAATGAATGCATTAAGTGATGACACGATAGAAGCTTATTTAAGGAGTGAGCAGCCTTATCAAAGTTGTGGGGCTTACAATTATGAAGGTGTAGCAAAATGGTTGTTCCAAGAGGTTCAAGGAGATGAGAGCACGATTCTGGGGTTACCATTAGTACCATTAACGCGTGCCTTAATTCGAATTAAGGCCGTATCTCTTTTGCCCCCTTATCAAGAAACTTAG
- a CDS encoding ZIP family metal transporter yields the protein MATTTLKIVFTISIFIVVLMAGWYPFKKRIKSDEHIDFPIGETLATGIFLGAGLLHMLPDSNTLFQEMGYDYPFAFIITGAVFLLFLWFEHLGKEIYHHHDATHPAFAILAWGMLSVHSIMLGAALGLAQSNPMIIMIFLAIITHKWAESFAIAVQLNKSSLRRAQSLGFFFTFCLMTPLGIFLGWYFGHGVETNSLLDPILIAASAGTFLYLGTLHGLERCVMVERCCNLRDFSFVIIGFLLMASVAVYV from the coding sequence ATGGCTACGACCACTTTAAAAATTGTTTTTACCATCAGTATTTTTATTGTTGTTCTCATGGCTGGATGGTATCCGTTTAAAAAAAGAATAAAAAGCGATGAGCATATTGACTTCCCTATTGGTGAGACCTTAGCTACTGGGATTTTTCTTGGTGCAGGGCTTCTTCATATGTTGCCTGATTCCAACACTCTATTCCAGGAGATGGGTTATGACTACCCTTTTGCCTTTATTATTACTGGAGCTGTATTTTTACTCTTTTTATGGTTTGAACATCTAGGCAAAGAAATCTATCATCATCATGATGCAACTCACCCAGCCTTTGCTATCCTGGCTTGGGGTATGCTTTCGGTTCATTCCATCATGCTTGGAGCAGCGCTTGGTCTAGCACAAAGCAATCCTATGATCATCATGATTTTTCTGGCAATTATCACTCATAAATGGGCGGAAAGCTTCGCTATTGCTGTTCAGCTTAATAAAAGTTCCCTCAGACGAGCTCAGAGCCTTGGTTTTTTCTTCACTTTCTGCCTGATGACCCCTTTAGGTATTTTTCTTGGTTGGTACTTCGGGCATGGAGTCGAGACGAATTCGTTGCTTGATCCAATTTTAATTGCGGCTTCTGCTGGTACTTTTCTTTATCTAGGTACGCTTCACGGCTTGGAACGCTGTGTTATGGTAGAACGATGTTGTAATCTGCGGGATTTTAGCTTTGTCATTATTGGTTTTCTATTAATGGCTTCGGTGGCAGTTTATGTCTAA
- a CDS encoding D-2-hydroxyacid dehydrogenase, translating to MMKKIKIVVLDSKPLLNDGLSLDHLYELGEVDIYDKTPDELVIERAREADIIITNKVKLNASHFAKLPKLRYIGETATGVDNIDIAAASSHHIVVTNVPDYSTDSVAQHVFALLLAHTNHVEAHNASIQKGDWQAQPYFAYWLNPITELAGLTLGLMGYGKVAQKVALIASQLGMKIIAHKPTPFSSDFATWVNWHDLLQQSDVLSLHCPLNNMTQNIINSATLKQMKATSILINTGRGGLIDEYALANALKNRQISAAYLDVLSQEPPGLDNPLIGLDNCVITPHIAWASIEARKRLLNVVCENIIHFLNKQPINVVRIS from the coding sequence ATGATGAAAAAAATTAAGATCGTGGTTTTGGATTCTAAACCACTGCTTAATGATGGTTTATCCCTAGACCATCTTTATGAGTTAGGTGAAGTCGACATCTATGACAAAACGCCTGACGAACTCGTTATAGAACGTGCCCGAGAAGCGGATATTATTATCACCAACAAAGTAAAGCTAAATGCCTCACATTTTGCAAAGCTCCCAAAGCTTCGTTATATTGGAGAAACTGCGACAGGAGTTGATAACATCGATATTGCGGCCGCGAGCTCGCATCATATTGTCGTTACTAACGTACCAGACTATAGTACAGACAGTGTCGCACAACATGTGTTCGCTTTATTATTAGCGCATACAAATCACGTTGAAGCCCATAATGCATCCATTCAAAAAGGCGATTGGCAAGCACAGCCCTATTTTGCCTATTGGCTAAATCCTATCACTGAATTGGCAGGCCTGACTTTAGGCCTAATGGGCTATGGAAAAGTAGCGCAAAAAGTTGCGCTCATTGCAAGCCAATTAGGAATGAAAATTATTGCACATAAGCCAACACCATTTAGTAGTGATTTTGCAACTTGGGTTAATTGGCATGATCTCTTGCAACAAAGTGACGTCTTAAGTTTGCATTGCCCACTTAACAACATGACACAAAATATTATCAATAGCGCAACGCTGAAACAGATGAAAGCCACAAGCATTCTCATTAATACCGGGCGCGGCGGCTTGATTGATGAATATGCGTTGGCCAACGCTTTAAAGAATAGACAAATCAGCGCAGCTTATCTCGATGTGCTTAGTCAAGAACCCCCAGGGTTGGATAATCCTTTAATCGGTTTAGATAATTGTGTCATTACTCCTCATATTGCCTGGGCTTCTATCGAAGCAAGAAAACGCTTGCTAAATGTAGTCTGTGAAAATATTATTCACTTTCTCAATAAGCAGCCTATTAATGTAGTGCGTATTTCCTAA
- a CDS encoding cation diffusion facilitator family transporter, with the protein MTQQDRYSQAKKITIIGAVVTAILGVIKLFGGIIYHSHALVADGVHSFSDLITDLMVLFASKYGSQDADATHPYGHQRIETAATLILALLLILAGAGIAWDSLSEVIQATHDKPGWLALPVALLSIVANEMLFHYTYHVGQKIQSSLVITNAWHHRSDAASSIVVTLGLVGTILGFIYLDAIAAIIVGLMIIKMGMSYGWDSVKELIDTAVEPEVLKKIEDIIESVPGVEKIHQLRSRLMGGDILVDVHILVSPYISVSEGHYIAQHVHQALMNELKRVKDVIVHVDPEDDELTCPSLHLPNRVILQEELLSEWQQDFPGLVNWTIHYLDGKMTIDLIFTPKKELPPSFYQRIYQDLDSCDYPLEIRVFFQQDMTDDEKN; encoded by the coding sequence ATGACACAACAGGATCGGTATTCACAGGCCAAGAAAATCACGATAATTGGTGCTGTCGTCACTGCGATCCTGGGGGTCATAAAACTCTTCGGCGGTATTATTTACCATTCACATGCCTTAGTAGCCGATGGCGTACACTCATTTTCCGATCTCATTACTGATTTAATGGTTTTGTTTGCCTCCAAGTATGGTAGCCAAGATGCGGATGCAACGCATCCTTATGGCCATCAACGTATTGAAACTGCGGCAACCCTGATCCTTGCCCTCTTACTCATTCTTGCAGGAGCTGGAATTGCTTGGGATTCACTCAGCGAAGTCATTCAGGCCACCCATGACAAACCTGGATGGCTTGCTTTGCCCGTCGCGTTACTCTCAATTGTTGCCAATGAAATGCTATTTCATTACACCTACCATGTAGGACAAAAAATTCAGTCCTCTCTTGTTATAACCAATGCCTGGCACCATCGTTCCGATGCTGCCTCTTCAATTGTGGTAACGTTGGGTTTGGTAGGTACAATCTTGGGATTTATCTATTTGGATGCCATTGCTGCAATTATTGTAGGCCTTATGATCATTAAAATGGGTATGAGTTACGGCTGGGACAGTGTCAAGGAGTTAATTGACACAGCCGTAGAACCTGAAGTGCTAAAAAAAATAGAGGACATTATTGAGTCGGTGCCTGGTGTAGAAAAGATCCATCAATTACGTAGTCGACTAATGGGAGGAGATATTTTGGTGGATGTACATATTCTTGTCTCACCTTATATTTCTGTTTCTGAAGGACATTATATTGCTCAACATGTGCATCAAGCCCTTATGAATGAGCTTAAACGAGTTAAAGATGTCATTGTGCATGTGGATCCTGAAGATGATGAGTTGACTTGCCCCTCTCTTCATCTGCCCAACCGTGTCATCTTGCAAGAAGAGTTGCTTTCAGAATGGCAACAAGATTTCCCTGGGCTTGTAAATTGGACCATTCATTATCTGGATGGCAAAATGACCATCGATTTAATTTTCACCCCAAAAAAAGAGCTACCGCCGTCTTTTTACCAGCGAATCTATCAAGACCTTGATTCCTGTGATTATCCCTTAGAAATACGCGTATTTTTTCAACAGGACATGACTGATGATGAAAAAAATTAA
- a CDS encoding sulfurtransferase TusA family protein, with translation MRKIFRNIGTCEEDMAHYDLDARRLLCPMPVIKTQNMAKKLAHGDTLTVLATDPGAKHDLPCWCRINGHKLIECKDLDGEIHITLELIKD, from the coding sequence ATGCGGAAGATATTCCGCAACATTGGTACTTGTGAGGAAGATATGGCTCATTACGATTTAGATGCCCGAAGGCTTTTATGTCCTATGCCGGTGATTAAAACACAAAATATGGCGAAAAAACTTGCTCATGGTGATACATTAACGGTGCTAGCAACGGATCCCGGGGCAAAACACGATCTTCCTTGCTGGTGTCGTATAAATGGACACAAGCTTATTGAATGCAAAGATTTAGATGGGGAAATTCATATTACTCTAGAACTCATAAAGGACTAG